The Dokdonella sp. nucleotide sequence GGTCGGGTGGTCACCTATCAGGCCCACGCATCGCGCCAGTTGAGCCACCAGCGCTTGGGCTGTACCGGCAGGCGCGCCCACCATGCGTCGATCGCCTCGCGCGAACCCGTCTGCCAGGCGCGGCGATGGGTGGGGTCGACCGATACGCCAAGCGCACGCGCGAGGCGCGGATACAAGCGACCTGAAGCCAGCTCGGGATATTCGGTCAGCAGACTCAACAGCGTGATGGCATCGGTATCCTGGGCCACGTCGGCGACGCGATCGGCCACTCGCGCAAATGCGTCATGGTCTCCATGCGGGGAGAGCCGCTGTGTCTCGAAGGCAGCCATCGCCTGGCGCAACGCCGGCTCGGCATCCATTCGCAGCGGCAAGGTGATGCGCTCGCCGTCGAAATGCACTTCGAAACCTGCCGGAACGAGCTGTTCGTCCATTCCACTGCGCCAGGCGATCCAGCCGCTGTGGACGATAGCGCGCCCGCTGCCGTCAGCCTGCTTCCAGACCTCGAAATCGCAGCCGAGATCGACGATCTCGCGGTGCCTGTCGCTGAGGCCGAAATAGCCGGGCGGCGCCCAGATGCGTGCACGCAGATGCCCGTGCTCCAGATCGACGCGATGATGTGCCGTGCGCGTCTCGACCAGCCGCAGCACGGAATCGGGTGACAGCTCGATGCGACCGATGCGCGCGACCTCGATCGATGTGCCGGCGTCGCCGGTGGCGATGCGCTGCCCCTCGGCGAGCGTGCGCATGGGTCCGTCGAGCGCCCACGATCGCCCAGCCTCCCATTGCAGGCGATGGTGGTGCAGACCGGACACGATCAGCATCACGGCCGCGGCTGCGAGGGGCCACCACCGCCCAACCGAACGACGCCGGCGCACGATCCGCAACGCCGGCCAGCGGGCGATGCCGCGCGCGGCGACAGAGTACGGCGCCAGCATCGCGCGCAGACCGACCAGTTCCGCGTCGGGCGCAGCCTCGGGATCCCACAGCGGATCGTCATCGATCATGGTGATGTCTCCTTCGCGATCGCATCCTCGGTGATGCCGAGCGCGGCGCGCAGCAAGCGCATGCCGCGATGCAGGTTGACGCGCACGGAACCCGCGCCGAGGCCGGTGAGCGCGGCGATCTCGGCACCGCCGAGGCCCTCAACGAGGCGCAGCATCAGGGTCTCGCGATAAGCCTCGGGCAGGCTCGAGATCGCGCCGAGCACGCGCGCGGCCTCGGCACGCTGTTCGGGTGTCGCCTGCGGGTCGGGGATTTCTTCCGGAACTTCGGCCAGGGCTTCGCGCGACGGCAGCTCGATGCGCCGCGCGATCACGGCGATCCAGGCGCCGAAGCGCCCGTCCTCGCGCAACTGGTCGAGACGCGCAAAGGCCAGGGCGAAACACTCCTGGGTCAGTTCGTCGGCGAGCGCAGGGCGCGTGCGGCCAAGTAGGATCGCATGCACGAGCGGGGCAAAACGGGTGTAGAGCTCAGCGAAAGCCTGCTGCGAACCGCGCCGCGCCGCGCGCGTCCACAACGCGACATCGAAGGCAACGGGCTTCGCGGTGGTCGGTTGCAAGTAGGCATCCATCCGCTACGGGAGGGCTCCCGCGGGCGCGGCGTTAACAAGGGATGCTCTGATCAATCCCACAACGGCGCCACCGTCCAGTGCGGGCGCAGATCAAGGCGCGACGGCGAAGGCAGGCCGCCTGTCGAGCCGGCGCAACGCCGAGCTGCGCCCGCACAGGACGGCCCCAACCTTGCGGATGTCATGACGCCATTGCGGGATTGATCAATGCATCCCAAGGGTTTCGATTCATCTCCAGCGTGGCTGCAACCGATCGCGCGAGACCTGTACCGGCGGGAGCGATTGCAGCCGCGATCAGTGCGGATCAGCACTCCCTGAAGGTTAACGCAGGCCGCGCCAGCGCACTCGTGTAAGCAAACCCCCGAGGAGTCTGTCACCGATGCGTCACTTGTCCATCCTGTTGTTCGTGCTGCTGGTGCTGCTCGTGGGCTGCACACCGGCACTGGCCGGCGTTCCGCGCTGGGATGCCCTGCCTGCCCTTGATGTCGAACATCTGGCCGGCCCGCATGCCGGCACGCGCGTCTGCCCGATGTGCCGATACGGCTACGATGCCGGCCTGCTCGTCCTCGTGCCGGCGGCGCTGGCGGAAGGCGCAGCAGCCGAGATGAGCGGTCGGCTCGGTGACGTCGCACGCCGGATCGGCGACGAACGCTTCCGTGCCTTCATCGTCGTGGAAGGCACGCCGGCGCCTGCCTTGCTCGACCGCCTGCGCAGCGACGCGCCGGGCTGGCATGTGGCCCGCGGTGAGCGCTTCCCGGACGCGCTGTTCGACAGCCCAGATCGCAGCGTCGCCTACGTGTTTGCCCAACGCCGCGTGCTCGCCCAGTTCGATCCGCGAGACACGTCCATCGATGTCGATGCACACGCGCACGCAGCGATGCGCCTTCTTGCCGCGACCTACGCGCACGCAGTCTCCGACATCGACCCCGACACCCCGAAGGGCAAGCTCTGGCTCGCACCGATGCACCTCGATCACCGTGCGCGGATCGGTGCCGACGATTCGGCACCCGCGCGCCGCATCTGCCTGGTCGATGCGGCTGGTCGGCCCATGCCGGGTACGCTGCTGGCCCTGCGCAGCGTCCCGAGCATGCGCGTACGCCCTTCGCAATGGCTGCGCACCGATGACGAGGGCTGCCTGAGCCTGAGCGGTGCGGACGCGACCGTCGAACTGCATGCCGAAGGCTTCGTGGTCGACGGCAGCGCATTCGCCGCGCAACTCGATACACAACCACGCGACATGCCCTTGCGCCCGCGGCTGCACCGCACCGATGGATCGGCAGTGAGCGGCCGCGAGCGCGTCGTCGGGCTGCCCTGCGAAGACTGCGCGGACATCCTCGCCACGGCGCCGACCTCGTTCGCGTCGCAGGCAAGCCTGGCCGATCTTTCGGAACCCGGCGAACGCCTGCACGTTTCCGGGGTGGTGCGCGACCGCAGCGGACATCCGCGCGCGGGTGTGATCCTGTTCGCCTACCAGACCGACGCCGCCGGCCTCTACCACCCCGACCCGCGAGCGGGAGGCCTGCCGTCAGCACAGGCGCGCCTGCGCGGCTGGGTGCGCAGCGACAGCGACGGGCGCTATCGGCTGGACACGATCAGGCCCGGC carries:
- a CDS encoding sigma-70 family RNA polymerase sigma factor, producing the protein MQPTTAKPVAFDVALWTRAARRGSQQAFAELYTRFAPLVHAILLGRTRPALADELTQECFALAFARLDQLREDGRFGAWIAVIARRIELPSREALAEVPEEIPDPQATPEQRAEAARVLGAISSLPEAYRETLMLRLVEGLGGAEIAALTGLGAGSVRVNLHRGMRLLRAALGITEDAIAKETSP